A stretch of the Filimonas lacunae genome encodes the following:
- a CDS encoding nucleoid-associated protein, translated as MTGIDSVQLKEVIVHKVGNPTRGEELKLSANALTLNDEIVGKLLTKYFLGSFNENEQYHFTHISDVALNEVYTYCAEIFDNPASFAAQSALLAHFLYTKSTHVKVKEGEFYVAHFAEVPFGTEYVQAIGLFKSENKETFLKVFPHGQSMEVIHEEGININKLDKGCLIFKKDRETGYVACVVDATNKQQETQYWIKDFLQVEPYADSYHHTNNYLSLCKNFITKEYPEKFEVAKSDQIDLLNKSMDYFKTNENFTMESFAQEVMHHEEVVDSFMEYKRNYESSKNITIDDEFAIHVSAVKQQQKSYKTVLKLDKNFHIYIHGRRDLMERGVDEMSGKYYYKLYFDEES; from the coding sequence ATGACCGGGATAGACAGTGTTCAGTTAAAAGAAGTAATCGTACATAAAGTAGGTAATCCTACCCGTGGTGAAGAATTGAAGTTATCGGCTAACGCCCTTACCTTGAATGATGAAATAGTTGGTAAGCTGCTTACCAAATATTTCCTGGGATCGTTCAACGAAAATGAGCAATACCACTTCACTCACATTAGTGATGTTGCCCTCAACGAGGTATATACCTACTGTGCAGAAATTTTTGATAACCCCGCTTCTTTTGCAGCACAGTCTGCTTTACTGGCACATTTCCTTTACACCAAAAGCACACACGTAAAAGTAAAAGAAGGTGAGTTTTACGTAGCGCACTTTGCCGAAGTTCCGTTTGGAACTGAATATGTGCAGGCTATCGGGCTGTTTAAGTCGGAAAACAAGGAAACTTTTTTAAAAGTATTTCCACATGGGCAAAGCATGGAGGTTATTCACGAAGAAGGTATTAATATCAACAAACTGGACAAAGGCTGTTTGATATTTAAAAAAGACCGCGAAACCGGTTATGTAGCGTGTGTAGTAGACGCCACCAACAAACAACAGGAAACACAATACTGGATAAAAGACTTTTTACAGGTAGAACCCTACGCAGATAGTTATCACCACACCAATAACTACCTGAGCCTTTGCAAAAATTTTATTACCAAAGAATACCCCGAGAAGTTTGAAGTGGCCAAAAGTGACCAGATTGATTTGCTGAACAAATCGATGGATTACTTCAAAACCAACGAAAACTTTACTATGGAAAGTTTTGCCCAGGAAGTAATGCACCACGAAGAAGTAGTGGATAGCTTTATGGAATACAAGCGCAATTACGAAAGTTCTAAGAATATTACCATTGATGATGAGTTTGCGATACACGTTTCAGCGGTTAAACAACAACAGAAAAGCTACAAAACGGTGCTGAAATTGGACAAAAACTTTCACATTTATATACACGGCAGGCGGGATTTAATGGAGCGTGGGGTAGATGAAATGAGCGGAAAGTATTACTACAAGCTGTATTTTGACGAGGAAAGTTAG
- a CDS encoding sensor histidine kinase yields the protein MMINCRKTLLLFVVILYTGIYCKAQDKVINIFDRKDDYSLHPNTWSLFKTNDEQLSIDSLVQLYQLGNFKPVNTAVYNAGIARKQYWFHFAIHNQGSGQTQLMIDAQCSRINELELFEKTKNGIRSLGKLGDFYPFEQRTSLHKNFQYALTLDKGEQKDYFLHINQVGHTFLLPLKIYKDKAFEAKVNRSYLSDGITYGILVFVSIFSFLFYINTKHKLYLYYGLYILTSIIWFLGYFGLGFEFIWSGYPPVNSAITATFSSINLLLNIQISQVLLNMRATHPYLYKWGNICKVMLAAVAIIPIFVNLNTSSFQVNNIYICLFLAVIVISIVTVLISLLVTLMKGSVEARFYFSASIIKVIGIFNLALLEWGVVGATYYTETMLQAGILIEIILLTYAIARRYTSYKLKTYQKIIQAQEIEKANSAKEIHDSLSGTLTAIRFKLLGLSRNVTSTPAELIEEIDIISDYVSTAQAEARNISHNLMPAYIKDHSLNRIIELYIQDLHKKITLKAEKPLDIHFISQYSDEDFPEEVRLNIFRIVQEIMTNIIKHAHATTVTLEFAYRKKNLLIIAEDNGVGFDPSVLNEKKGIGLRNIESRVQLLNGAFHMSNGKKSTSEDHKNGTRIFIRIPSVQHSNRDGKDY from the coding sequence ATGATGATAAACTGCAGAAAAACACTTTTACTGTTCGTAGTTATTCTATATACCGGCATTTATTGTAAGGCACAGGATAAGGTAATTAATATTTTTGACCGGAAGGATGATTACTCTCTTCATCCCAATACCTGGTCGTTGTTTAAAACCAACGATGAGCAATTGAGCATTGATTCGTTGGTGCAATTGTACCAGCTGGGAAATTTTAAACCGGTGAACACCGCCGTGTACAACGCGGGTATTGCCCGCAAACAATACTGGTTTCATTTTGCCATTCATAACCAGGGAAGCGGACAAACGCAGTTAATGATAGACGCTCAATGCTCGCGGATTAACGAACTGGAATTATTTGAGAAAACAAAAAATGGCATTCGCTCGCTGGGTAAGCTGGGCGATTTTTATCCTTTTGAACAAAGAACCTCGCTGCACAAGAATTTTCAATATGCCCTTACCCTGGACAAAGGCGAACAAAAAGATTATTTTTTACACATTAACCAGGTAGGCCATACCTTTTTGCTACCCCTTAAAATTTATAAGGACAAAGCATTTGAAGCCAAGGTAAACCGCAGCTATTTATCGGATGGTATTACATACGGCATCCTGGTGTTTGTTTCTATATTCAGTTTCTTGTTTTACATCAACACCAAACACAAACTTTACCTGTATTATGGGTTGTATATTCTTACTTCCATCATCTGGTTTCTCGGCTATTTTGGTTTAGGGTTTGAATTTATATGGAGTGGCTACCCTCCCGTTAACTCAGCCATTACCGCCACCTTTTCTTCTATCAACCTGTTACTGAACATCCAGATAAGCCAGGTGCTGCTAAACATGCGTGCTACGCATCCATACCTATACAAATGGGGTAATATATGCAAAGTGATGCTGGCAGCAGTGGCCATCATTCCCATTTTTGTGAACCTGAACACCAGTAGCTTCCAGGTAAATAATATTTACATCTGCTTATTCCTGGCCGTTATAGTGATAAGCATTGTTACCGTGTTAATATCATTGCTGGTTACTTTAATGAAAGGAAGTGTGGAAGCCCGGTTTTATTTCAGCGCGAGTATTATAAAGGTGATAGGCATTTTTAACCTGGCTTTGCTGGAATGGGGCGTGGTAGGTGCTACTTACTATACCGAAACTATGTTGCAGGCGGGTATTTTAATTGAGATAATCCTGTTAACCTACGCCATTGCCCGCAGGTATACTTCTTACAAACTAAAAACCTACCAGAAAATTATACAGGCGCAGGAAATTGAAAAAGCCAACAGTGCCAAGGAAATTCACGATAGTTTGTCCGGTACCTTAACCGCTATCCGGTTTAAGCTGCTGGGATTATCGCGCAATGTAACTTCTACACCTGCTGAGTTAATTGAAGAAATTGATATTATCAGCGACTATGTAAGCACCGCACAGGCAGAAGCGCGCAATATTTCGCACAACCTGATGCCTGCTTATATTAAAGATCACTCGTTAAACCGCATTATTGAATTATACATACAAGACCTGCACAAGAAAATTACGCTGAAAGCAGAAAAGCCGCTGGATATTCATTTTATATCGCAGTATTCGGATGAGGATTTCCCGGAAGAAGTAAGGCTGAACATTTTCCGTATTGTACAGGAGATTATGACCAATATTATTAAACACGCCCACGCCACCACCGTTACGCTGGAATTTGCTTATCGTAAAAAGAACCTGCTGATAATAGCCGAAGACAATGGTGTAGGCTTTGACCCATCGGTACTAAACGAGAAAAAAGGCATTGGCTTGCGCAACATAGAAAGCCGGGTGCAGCTACTCAATGGCGCATTTCATATGTCGAATGGTAAAAAAAGCACATCTGAAGACCATAAAAACGGTACGCGCATTTTTATCCGGATTCCATCAGTGCAACATTCCAACAGGGATGGCAAAGATTATTAG
- a CDS encoding DUF1328 family protein, with the protein MLRWTVTFLIVALIAAIFGFTGIAAGAASIAKILFFIFLVLFLLSLIGGRRSV; encoded by the coding sequence ATGTTACGCTGGACTGTCACATTTTTAATCGTAGCGCTTATTGCTGCTATTTTCGGCTTCACCGGCATTGCCGCAGGAGCTGCCTCTATTGCAAAAATTTTGTTCTTTATCTTCTTAGTACTGTTCCTGTTATCACTGATAGGTGGCAGAAGAAGTGTTTAG
- a CDS encoding NRAMP family divalent metal transporter has protein sequence MLSKHNSRLSVLLGAAFLMATSAIGPGFLTQTTVFTASLQASFGFVILISILLDIGVQLNIWRIIVASGKKAPEIANILFPGTGHFLSVLIVLGGLIFNIGNIAGAGLGLNVLLGIPVSTGALISAVIAIVLFVIKDALRAMDTFSKWLGILMIILTLYVVYTAHPPLGLALQKSIVPDTMNVTAIITLVGGTVGGYITFSGAHRLLDAGVKGKESMAQTTRGAVTGIGIASVMRILLFLAALGVVMQGLPIAQDNPPASMFKQAAGITGYKIFGLVMWSAAITSVVGSAYTSVSFLRTMHVAADANAKAVTIVFIAISGAIFLLTGNPVTILIAAGAVNGMILPVSLLIMLLAIHKPAIAGTYKHPWILTVLGVIVMLIMGWMSVKTIAALMHL, from the coding sequence ATGCTATCTAAACACAATTCCAGGTTATCTGTTCTGTTAGGTGCTGCCTTTTTAATGGCCACCTCAGCCATTGGTCCTGGTTTCTTAACACAAACCACTGTTTTCACTGCATCGCTACAGGCAAGTTTTGGTTTTGTTATACTCATTTCTATTTTACTGGACATTGGCGTTCAGCTAAACATCTGGCGCATTATAGTTGCCAGTGGAAAAAAAGCACCCGAAATAGCCAATATATTATTTCCCGGAACAGGTCATTTCCTATCCGTACTAATTGTACTGGGCGGGCTGATATTTAATATAGGTAACATTGCCGGTGCCGGGTTGGGTTTAAATGTGTTGTTGGGTATACCTGTGTCAACAGGCGCTTTGATCAGTGCTGTTATTGCTATTGTGCTTTTTGTAATAAAAGATGCGCTGCGGGCTATGGACACTTTTTCTAAATGGCTGGGTATTTTAATGATTATACTAACCCTGTATGTGGTTTACACAGCACATCCGCCATTGGGTTTGGCATTGCAAAAATCAATAGTACCCGATACTATGAATGTAACGGCTATTATTACGCTGGTTGGTGGAACAGTAGGCGGCTATATTACTTTTTCCGGCGCACACCGGCTGCTGGACGCTGGTGTAAAAGGAAAAGAATCCATGGCGCAAACCACTCGCGGAGCAGTTACCGGTATTGGCATTGCTTCGGTTATGCGTATTTTATTATTCCTGGCTGCCCTGGGTGTGGTAATGCAAGGCCTTCCTATTGCACAGGATAACCCACCAGCTTCTATGTTTAAGCAGGCAGCCGGTATAACAGGATATAAAATTTTTGGGCTGGTAATGTGGAGTGCAGCTATTACTTCGGTAGTAGGCAGCGCCTACACTTCTGTTTCCTTTTTACGTACCATGCACGTTGCGGCCGATGCCAATGCCAAGGCAGTTACCATTGTTTTCATTGCCATATCCGGGGCTATATTTTTGTTAACCGGCAACCCGGTTACCATCTTAATTGCAGCAGGTGCCGTAAATGGGATGATTTTACCTGTTTCGTTATTAATTATGTTACTGGCAATTCATAAACCTGCTATTGCAGGAACCTATAAACACCCGTGGATATTAACTGTGCTGGGTGTGATTGTGATGTTAATTATGGGGTGGATGTCGGTAAAAACAATTGCCGCATTGATGCACCTGTAA
- a CDS encoding mannose-1-phosphate guanylyltransferase, producing MNRHHYVAIMAGGIGSRFWPKSRTSYPKQFLDILNSGKTLIQWTFERFTKFIPEENIYIVTSEEYVDIVKEQLPNINPACIVAEPSRKNTAPCVAYISYKIAQKDPEASLIVAPSDHLILDTDTFEKVALQALDFASHLKAFVTLGIKPTYPNTGYGYIQHETMPVADNIYKVKTFTEKPNLEIAKTFLASGDFLWNAGIFIWQVKSIINAFEKYQPEMNELFAVEKDKFNTPAEKEAIERIYPQCTNVSIDIAIMEKADNVYLIPASFGWSDLGTWNSAYDNLEKDYLGNAVAGDNVMIVDATKCMISAPDEKLVLLQGLDDMIVVDTKDVLLICKKDKEQDIKEYVAEVKRNKGEKHL from the coding sequence ATGAATCGACATCATTATGTGGCTATTATGGCGGGTGGCATCGGTAGCCGCTTCTGGCCAAAAAGCCGGACCAGTTACCCGAAGCAGTTTCTTGATATCCTGAATAGTGGAAAAACCCTTATTCAATGGACATTTGAACGTTTTACAAAGTTCATCCCTGAAGAGAACATTTACATTGTAACATCTGAAGAGTATGTGGATATTGTAAAAGAGCAATTGCCCAATATCAACCCTGCGTGTATTGTAGCTGAGCCCAGCCGCAAAAACACCGCTCCATGTGTTGCTTATATTTCTTATAAAATAGCACAGAAAGATCCGGAAGCATCTTTAATCGTTGCTCCCAGCGATCACCTGATACTGGATACGGATACTTTTGAAAAAGTAGCTTTACAGGCGCTGGATTTCGCTTCTCATTTAAAAGCTTTTGTTACACTGGGCATTAAACCTACGTATCCTAACACGGGTTACGGTTACATCCAGCATGAGACGATGCCTGTAGCGGATAATATTTATAAAGTAAAAACCTTCACCGAAAAGCCTAACCTGGAAATTGCAAAAACTTTCCTGGCCAGCGGCGATTTTCTGTGGAATGCAGGCATTTTTATCTGGCAGGTAAAAAGCATTATTAATGCTTTTGAAAAATATCAGCCCGAAATGAATGAGCTGTTTGCTGTTGAAAAAGACAAATTCAATACGCCGGCCGAAAAAGAAGCGATAGAACGCATTTATCCACAGTGTACCAATGTATCTATTGATATTGCTATCATGGAAAAAGCGGATAACGTATACCTGATACCTGCTTCTTTTGGTTGGAGTGATCTTGGCACCTGGAACAGTGCTTACGATAACCTGGAAAAAGATTACCTGGGTAATGCTGTTGCCGGTGATAATGTGATGATTGTGGATGCTACTAAATGTATGATCAGCGCTCCGGACGAAAAGCTAGTATTACTGCAGGGGCTGGATGATATGATAGTTGTAGATACTAAGGATGTACTGCTTATCTGTAAAAAAGATAAAGAGCAGGATATTAAAGAATACGTAGCAGAAGTTAAACGCAACAAAGGCGAAAAGCATTTGTAG
- a CDS encoding 5-oxoprolinase subunit PxpA, with amino-acid sequence MIHIDINCDLGESFGAYTLGNDEAIMPFITSANIACGFHAGDAGIMQSTIALCKQYNVAVGAHPGFPDIQGFGRRNMVYTPSEIYQMVLYQVGALFAFVKAAGTTLHHVKPHGALYNMAAKDKTMAKAIAQAVKDFDSTLYLYGLAGSLLIEEAQQIQLRTCSEIFADRTYLPDGSLTPRNQPGAMIHDAGKAVEQVLQFITQKQVLAETVCIHGDGEKAVAFAQALQANFQQHHISMQAPV; translated from the coding sequence ATGATACACATTGATATCAACTGCGATCTGGGTGAGAGCTTTGGAGCCTATACACTGGGCAACGACGAAGCTATTATGCCTTTTATTACCTCTGCAAATATTGCCTGTGGATTTCATGCAGGGGATGCAGGCATTATGCAAAGTACAATAGCACTTTGTAAACAATATAATGTAGCCGTGGGTGCGCACCCCGGTTTTCCGGATATCCAGGGTTTTGGCAGAAGAAATATGGTATACACTCCTTCCGAAATTTATCAGATGGTATTATACCAGGTAGGCGCCCTGTTTGCCTTTGTAAAAGCAGCCGGCACCACCCTGCATCATGTTAAACCACACGGCGCTTTATACAATATGGCCGCAAAAGACAAAACAATGGCAAAAGCCATTGCACAGGCGGTTAAAGATTTTGACAGTACTTTGTATTTATACGGTTTAGCAGGTAGTTTGCTGATAGAGGAAGCACAACAGATACAGTTGCGCACCTGCAGTGAAATTTTCGCTGACCGCACGTATTTGCCTGATGGCTCACTTACCCCACGCAATCAACCCGGCGCTATGATACATGATGCAGGAAAAGCGGTGGAGCAGGTGTTGCAATTTATTACGCAAAAGCAGGTACTGGCCGAAACGGTTTGCATTCATGGAGATGGAGAAAAGGCGGTGGCTTTTGCACAGGCACTGCAGGCAAATTTTCAACAACACCATATTTCTATGCAGGCACCTGTATAA
- the pxpB gene encoding 5-oxoprolinase subunit PxpB: MILPSRIYSISEKAIVIEWEQRIEPRIAGSIRLLQECIYRAQWNGLVELVPSYASLSVFYNPIVVKSQGHLPGETAAEKAEAFILQLLTQTDTTTIQAKPRRVEIPVLYGGAHGPDLSFVAAHCKMTEAEVIDLHSKAIYQVYLLGFVPGFAYLGGMNTLLDTPRKQTPRPNVPAGSVGIAGLQTGIYPMQITGGWQIIGSTTLSLFNPGNTPPAFLQAGDEVCFVPVTSANT; encoded by the coding sequence ATGATTCTGCCTTCCAGGATATACAGCATATCAGAAAAAGCCATAGTTATAGAATGGGAGCAACGTATTGAACCCCGCATAGCCGGTTCCATACGCCTTTTACAGGAATGTATTTACCGGGCACAGTGGAATGGTTTAGTAGAACTGGTTCCCTCTTACGCATCACTTTCCGTTTTTTATAATCCCATTGTGGTTAAAAGCCAGGGCCATTTGCCCGGAGAAACTGCTGCCGAAAAAGCAGAAGCATTTATTCTTCAATTATTGACGCAGACAGATACCACTACTATACAGGCAAAACCCCGTAGAGTAGAGATTCCGGTTTTGTATGGAGGTGCGCACGGGCCCGACCTCAGTTTTGTGGCTGCTCACTGTAAAATGACCGAAGCGGAGGTAATTGATTTACATAGTAAGGCAATTTACCAGGTGTACCTGTTAGGATTTGTACCGGGCTTTGCTTATTTAGGAGGTATGAACACTTTATTAGATACACCCCGCAAACAAACACCACGGCCCAATGTGCCGGCAGGCTCGGTAGGAATTGCCGGTTTACAAACCGGAATTTACCCGATGCAAATAACCGGTGGCTGGCAAATTATTGGCAGCACAACCCTTAGTTTGTTTAATCCCGGTAATACTCCCCCCGCCTTTTTGCAGGCAGGTGATGAAGTTTGCTTTGTACCGGTTACATCTGCAAACACATAG
- a CDS encoding 5-oxoprolinase subunit C family protein, whose amino-acid sequence MKVTVIQPGILTTVQDTGRIGYKSQGVVTGGALDGFAHRVSNWLVGNEETCATLEITMGGLQLLFEEKGWVAVGGHGVKVFINNKPVDCWRTLAMPAGGVLKIQYTGTGCRSYLAVQGGWEVPLVLNSFSTYLPAGWGGYQGRPLKKEDILNTGAVKKAVLYSGNWAIAASTILPYAASVVVRAMHGPEWLQFTHDSRALFFDNPLPVLPQSNRMGYRVAAKMKKSVAGEMLSTAVCAGTIQALPDGNMVIMMNDGPTTGGYPRLAQVVEPDIALCAQLLPGNTIEFKHVNIETAEEIYLNYQKQMEELKQYIFKRLYA is encoded by the coding sequence ATGAAAGTAACAGTAATTCAACCAGGCATATTAACCACTGTACAGGATACGGGACGCATTGGCTATAAATCGCAGGGCGTTGTTACCGGTGGTGCATTAGATGGGTTTGCCCATCGTGTAAGTAACTGGCTGGTAGGTAATGAAGAAACCTGCGCTACCCTGGAAATTACAATGGGTGGGTTGCAATTGTTGTTTGAAGAAAAGGGCTGGGTTGCTGTAGGAGGACATGGCGTTAAAGTGTTTATTAATAATAAGCCGGTAGATTGCTGGAGAACCCTGGCAATGCCCGCAGGTGGTGTTTTAAAAATTCAGTATACAGGAACAGGTTGCCGGTCGTACCTGGCCGTACAGGGAGGTTGGGAGGTGCCGCTGGTATTAAACAGCTTTAGCACATACCTTCCGGCAGGATGGGGAGGTTACCAGGGACGACCGCTGAAAAAAGAAGATATATTAAATACAGGCGCTGTAAAAAAAGCTGTTTTGTATTCCGGAAACTGGGCCATCGCTGCTTCCACCATTTTACCATATGCCGCATCGGTAGTAGTAAGGGCTATGCACGGACCAGAATGGCTTCAATTTACGCATGACAGCAGAGCGCTTTTTTTTGATAATCCTTTACCTGTGCTTCCACAAAGCAACCGCATGGGTTACCGCGTAGCGGCAAAAATGAAAAAATCAGTTGCCGGGGAAATGCTTTCTACTGCCGTGTGTGCAGGCACCATTCAGGCGCTGCCGGATGGAAACATGGTAATAATGATGAATGACGGACCGACTACAGGCGGTTATCCACGCCTTGCACAGGTGGTAGAACCAGATATTGCATTGTGTGCCCAGCTGTTACCCGGCAATACCATTGAATTTAAACACGTGAACATAGAAACAGCCGAAGAAATCTATTTAAATTACCAGAAGCAAATGGAGGAGTTAAAGCAGTATATTTTTAAACGCTTATACGCTTAG
- a CDS encoding DUF72 domain-containing protein, whose protein sequence is MDFGKVTAKELDQINFTLPADPAWNQQILPSNRDRNLQVYIGSPRWGVKEWLGKIYPKGIKDTQFLDYYVHQFNTIELNATHYQVFEPETISRWAEKAIGVPFFKFCPKFPQSISHYSSFENVEDTTNKFLAGIVEFKHHLGPVFLQVSEKYSPERRDQLFNYIASLPKDVRFFLEVRHQDWFSGAKVFLELLQFLKEQKVGLVITDTAGRRDCAHMHLSVPVCFVRFVANSLHPTDYTRIDEWVNRLTYWIEKGVQEIYFFIHTHNEVHSPELAVYLINKLNEATGLKLKKPELLQQTLF, encoded by the coding sequence ATGGACTTTGGAAAAGTAACAGCAAAAGAGCTGGACCAGATCAATTTTACGTTACCGGCCGATCCGGCCTGGAACCAACAGATATTACCGAGCAACAGAGATAGAAACCTACAGGTATATATAGGCAGCCCGCGTTGGGGAGTAAAAGAGTGGTTAGGTAAAATTTATCCAAAAGGAATCAAAGACACCCAGTTTTTAGATTACTATGTACATCAGTTCAATACCATAGAACTGAACGCCACACATTACCAGGTGTTTGAACCGGAAACCATTTCCCGCTGGGCCGAAAAAGCCATTGGTGTTCCTTTTTTTAAATTTTGCCCCAAGTTTCCGCAATCCATCAGCCACTATAGTTCTTTTGAAAATGTAGAGGATACTACCAATAAATTCCTGGCCGGTATTGTTGAATTTAAACATCACCTGGGCCCGGTGTTTTTGCAGGTAAGTGAAAAATATTCGCCCGAAAGAAGAGATCAGCTGTTTAATTATATAGCCAGCCTGCCTAAAGATGTCCGGTTTTTCCTGGAAGTGCGCCACCAGGATTGGTTTTCAGGTGCGAAAGTGTTTTTAGAACTGCTACAGTTTTTAAAAGAACAGAAAGTAGGGTTGGTAATTACAGATACTGCGGGAAGAAGGGATTGTGCGCATATGCACCTGAGCGTTCCGGTTTGTTTTGTGCGTTTTGTTGCCAACAGCCTGCATCCTACCGATTATACCCGTATAGATGAATGGGTAAACAGGCTTACTTACTGGATAGAAAAAGGAGTTCAGGAAATATACTTCTTTATACATACGCACAACGAAGTACACTCACCCGAACTCGCCGTTTATTTAATAAATAAGTTGAACGAGGCTACAGGCCTGAAATTGAAAAAGCCTGAGTTATTACAACAAACGTTGTTCTAA
- a CDS encoding KpsF/GutQ family sugar-phosphate isomerase gives MNVEILHTALKTIQLEAESISGLANFIDKSFEKALESIHQSKGRVVISGIGKSAIVGQKIVATLNSTGTPALFMHAADAIHGDLGMIQQDDVVIVISKSGESPEVKVLVPLIKNFGNILIGMVGNTDSFLARESDIILNTTVNQEACPNNLAPTCSTTAQMVMGDTLAVCLMKMNGFTGRDFAKYHPGGNLGKRLYLRVSDLYPQNAQPAVLPSATLKEIIVVISKSRLGTTAVVNEAEQLVGIITDGDVRRMLETTDDISKVQASDIFNKNPKTIEPDTLAVDALETLRKFDISQLMVVDTHGKYMGVLHLHDLVREGII, from the coding sequence ATGAATGTGGAAATTTTACATACTGCTTTAAAAACCATTCAGTTAGAAGCAGAATCCATAAGCGGATTGGCCAATTTTATAGATAAATCTTTTGAAAAGGCGCTGGAAAGCATTCACCAATCTAAGGGAAGAGTGGTCATCAGCGGTATTGGAAAGAGCGCTATTGTAGGGCAAAAAATTGTAGCTACCCTTAATTCTACGGGTACACCCGCCCTTTTTATGCATGCGGCAGATGCCATTCATGGCGATTTGGGAATGATTCAGCAGGATGATGTGGTGATAGTTATCAGCAAAAGTGGCGAAAGCCCAGAAGTAAAAGTGCTGGTGCCCCTTATCAAAAACTTTGGTAACATACTTATTGGCATGGTAGGAAACACAGATTCTTTCCTTGCCCGCGAATCAGATATTATATTAAACACTACTGTAAATCAGGAAGCTTGCCCTAACAACCTGGCGCCTACCTGCAGCACTACTGCACAAATGGTGATGGGAGATACCCTTGCAGTATGCCTGATGAAGATGAATGGATTTACCGGCAGGGATTTTGCGAAATATCATCCTGGTGGAAATTTAGGAAAGCGCTTATATTTGAGGGTATCAGATTTGTACCCCCAGAATGCACAGCCCGCTGTTTTGCCTTCCGCTACTTTGAAAGAAATCATTGTGGTTATTTCTAAAAGCAGGTTGGGAACAACCGCAGTAGTGAATGAAGCAGAGCAGTTAGTGGGTATTATTACAGACGGTGATGTAAGGCGTATGCTGGAAACTACTGATGATATCAGCAAGGTGCAGGCATCTGACATATTTAATAAAAACCCTAAAACAATAGAACCCGATACCCTGGCGGTGGATGCCCTGGAAACCTTGCGTAAATTTGACATCAGCCAACTAATGGTGGTGGATACACACGGAAAATATATGGGGGTGTTGCATTTACACGACCTGGTGCGGGAGGGAATTATATAA